From Pseudomonas sp. G.S.17, the proteins below share one genomic window:
- a CDS encoding DUF2177 family protein: MKRNLTAYLSTLVAFLILDGVWLGLLMGPTYRSWLGSIMVDKPMAGPAVVFYLLYTAGLVYFAVQSALRRHSLTHAIQRGAMLGLVAYGTYDLSNWATLQGWPAQMALVDLAWGTVASSVAATVGYLVTKRLA, translated from the coding sequence ATGAAAAGAAATCTGACGGCTTACCTGAGCACACTGGTGGCGTTCCTGATCCTGGACGGTGTCTGGCTCGGCTTGCTGATGGGCCCGACTTACCGCAGCTGGCTCGGTTCGATCATGGTCGACAAGCCTATGGCGGGACCGGCGGTGGTGTTTTACCTGCTGTATACGGCGGGGCTGGTGTATTTCGCCGTGCAGTCGGCCTTGCGTCGCCACAGTCTGACCCATGCGATCCAACGCGGTGCGATGCTGGGACTGGTGGCTTATGGCACTTATGACTTGAGCAACTGGGCCACGCTGCAGGGCTGGCCGGCGCAGATGGCGTTGGTGGATCTGGCGTGGGGCACCGTGGCATCGAGCGTTGCGGCAACGGTCGGTTATCTGGTGACCAAGCGTCTGGCGTGA
- a CDS encoding S1-like domain-containing RNA-binding protein encodes MALIGRYNSLQVVKHTNFGLYLDGGADGEILLPNRYIPKDIPSEDEDWLNVFVYLDSEDKLLATTETPKVQVGEFASLKVLEVNSIGVFLDWGLPKDLLLPYSEEKRTLQAGDYCVVHVYLDKHTRRITATARLDRYLDKTPATYTVGQEVDLLVAEATDMGFKAIINNKHWGLIHKNEVFKFMRAGKQEKGFIKEIRSDGNLSLSLQPVGAEASSSLNSKILSKLRENNGTLPVSDKSDPQIISGLFGVSKGNFKKAIGALYKSGQIVIHVDRIDLV; translated from the coding sequence ATGGCGTTAATCGGGCGTTACAACAGCTTGCAAGTCGTGAAGCACACTAACTTTGGTCTGTATCTGGATGGCGGGGCGGATGGTGAAATCCTGCTGCCCAACCGTTATATCCCCAAGGATATTCCCAGCGAAGATGAGGACTGGCTCAATGTTTTCGTTTATCTGGACAGCGAAGACAAGCTGTTGGCCACCACTGAAACACCCAAGGTTCAGGTCGGTGAATTCGCCAGCCTGAAAGTCCTTGAGGTCAACAGCATTGGCGTGTTCCTCGATTGGGGCCTGCCCAAGGATTTGCTGCTGCCGTACTCGGAAGAGAAACGCACCTTGCAGGCCGGTGATTATTGCGTGGTGCATGTCTACCTGGACAAACACACCCGACGCATCACCGCGACCGCGCGCCTGGACCGCTATCTGGACAAGACGCCGGCCACCTACACCGTTGGCCAGGAAGTCGATTTGCTGGTCGCCGAAGCCACCGATATGGGTTTCAAGGCAATCATCAACAACAAACACTGGGGCTTGATCCACAAGAACGAAGTGTTCAAGTTCATGCGTGCCGGCAAGCAGGAGAAGGGTTTCATCAAGGAAATCCGTTCCGACGGCAACCTCAGCCTGAGCCTGCAACCGGTCGGCGCAGAGGCCTCCAGCAGCCTCAATTCGAAAATCCTCAGCAAGCTGCGGGAAAACAACGGCACGCTGCCGGTCAGCGACAAGAGCGATCCGCAGATAATCAGCGGTTTGTTCGGCGTCAGCAAAGGCAACTTCAAAAAGGCCATTGGTGCCCTTTATAAGTCGGGCCAGATCGTGATTCATGTAGATCGTATCGATCTGGTGTGA